The DNA window GAGTCGACAaatttttgcatttataataatatgtgtagGTTCCATATCTGAATGTCTAGTTACTCATGTGTTATCTTacaacattaattaaaaatataacataatatttataggcAACAGTCTTTAAATATCTAACTTATTGCCTTCAATGCCTTTAAAACTAAATAGGTATCCTATTCTAACAGATAGCTTCAACATGTAATACCTTACCCATTTATACTATTCTACCAACACGTCATCTATgcaatatttatacttttataagTAGATAAATGTATCGGTTAGTTGTAGGAAATATTCGCGACTATCAGGAAAGTTTCCTAAAACATAGGCCTAAGCTTCACTTAAGTACTTTTTGTACCATATTTATCGATGTGAGACTGTTTATATCTAAGCCTATTTCTAACTGTAGttcttaagaaatattatgtagttgTCTACTATTTATTCttctaattatattatgtagggtTTCTAGTTTATTATCCAGTGACCTGTAATAGTGAGTGTTTATGGATTATGTATTCTTGTCTGCACATACTTTCAGTAATTAGTTCAATGGTACTcgtaaaattacgaattcaCGTAAGCAttctattataaattttaaataaaaattaagaattataatttaaacaatctatatttcataataataaacacattatgtattttaatattaaaacaaacacaatataataataacattctTTATGTATAACTTAAtcttaataaattacaattgTTGGAAAATAGCGAGTTTTATTTCAGCAttcaaaatcataaataatacttttagATACATACATTCAACCGTAGGGTACCAAAACTTTCTTATTTTGTGAAATGAAAATCAatgcatacctacttatttttctGTTTCTGACATAATTTGTTTAACATTGTGTGGTACATACAAATATTCAGACAATAACTATAACGGTAAGAAACACAGAAAAAGTATAGTATTTTGGcgtttaaatgtatttacataattatttgtttactaatattatagttaaagGCCGCTTTTATGTCTCTTCGTCATTTCAATTCGAGTCCTAAAACAAGTTTCTTACTGCATTAAACAAACGCAAGGTGGCAATAGTTATATTCGGCCAGGTACAGGAATTTATGAGACCATGTAATTAAACACCTGCTACTGacttacataagtaaaatgtaagtattaaatttCTTCAGTATCGTTCAAAATATACATAGACGGTAGTGTACAGTCAGattcataagtagctatacatttTTATGCCTTGTCAAATGAATTTCAAGCGGTTTATGAATTACAAAAGCTACTTATGGGGCTGACTGATTAATTGGTTGAACTATAGGTACATGTACATTATCCTGGCAAGGACTAGTCTATTATTtaacttcatcatcagcccgtaactATCCACTGTCACCCTCGGCTAACGAACTCACAAGCGACACCTATATTTCTGCAACTCTAGTAATAATTGTCTTTGGACTCATTGCAGTCCGCACATAAACCGACGACTTTCAACAGGGTGTAGCAAAGTGGTAGGTAGACTAGGTAGAGTAAGCagaaaaggggtgactcagaggTCATTCCGAACTACTTTTGCTTTCCCTACTCTCCCTAGTAAAAATCATCAACAAAATTTCTATGGAGAAACGAAGCGAGAGTCTTGGATCAAAAGTTGAcctcctgagtcaccccttttctTCTCACCATACCCAACCTTTTCTCACCACCCTGTACAAGTTCTCAAAAGACTGGGCGCTCTCCTGGCGGCCAGTAGAGACTACGCAAGGCTCTGCTCCGCTTCTGTCGGCAAGTCGTCTTCAACTGGCTGCCCGAGGGAGAGCAGACGCATCTTGTACTCGTTTAGTTTTGAGTCCTGGAATGGGATATGGATTGTTTAAACTTTTTGGATTATTCGTAGAAACAGAAGCGGTGAGATGGATATTTCAttgcaaaatttaaataatccgATTACTTATGTAGAGTTCAGGGGCAAAAACAAAGGGGTTACATTATCAGtaatgtacggtcagcttcaTCAGTaactatacacttttgtacctggtcaaactcacaaactgccaTCCATGAATTAATATAATAGACGGTTTGTGATTTTGACATggtacaaaatatacaaatgaAGCTAACTGCACCCATTATGTTATAGAAACCACTTGTTTTACAGATATAGTATCTAAGTATACAACATAAAACAGGCTTCAAAAATGTCAAATTAGAGGTAATAAACCCACCTGGTCAGCCAAAAGCTCCAACAAATCGTCTTGATCCTTCTTAGTCCTCGCTAGCTCTTCGTTCGCCGCGTGATTCACCGCATTTAGCCGGTTCACCTCATCCGTCAACGCAGAGACTTTCTGTTGGTATTCTAGTTGAATGTTCGcgtcaacagatggcgctggtTGTATCGACGCTGCGGTTGACAGTTGAGCTTTGAGGAGAGTGTTTTCGTCCTTGAGACGGGAGTTTTCTGATGTCGCGTCGGTTAGCGCAGCCTGTGGAAGGTATAAATGATTATGTCGATGATAGCTTCAGTCAAACGAGTTCTTACATCTTGTTCCTTGAatgtgttaaataaattttaatatggcTGCTACCCTGCTACAACTTTAGATGACTACAGTATACGTATGGTAAACTTATGTTTATATTACATCTTACGTCTCCTCTCTTCCTCTAATCCTTTCGACAATAAACTTACATCAAAGCTAGAATTAGGCCACTGATACTGCACCGTAGTCGGGCTTGATTCTGTACATGATGTGTAGAACACAGCGGCGGCTCAACTGTAATGCCTTATTTTCCGCCctaatagctaataaaaatatagggttaaaaaaatgaaatgttgtccatcgGGCCATTTGAGGGTGGTTATATTTACGGTTTGTGGACTCCGGTGTTTGCTCGACTGTAATGCCATAATTTTCTGCCTAagagctaataaaaatatagggtaaaaacatgaaattttgtcCATTGAGCTACTTGGGGGTGGTATGTATACTATTTGTAAACCACAACCCATCTGTAATGCCCTACTTTCCGCCCTACACCCACCTGCAGCGCGTGTCCCGGGATACTGTACCATAGTAGGGGGCGGTTCTGTACATGATTTGTAACCCAccccgcggcggcggctcgaCTGTAATGCCTCACTTCCCGCCCTGGCACCCACCTGCAGCTGTATGCCACTGACGGTGTATTGGTATTTACAACTGTtcattgtgtttttttatgataataaagACTTTTAACAACAAATTAACCTGCAGCTTGTGCCCCCGCTGCGTCTCGGCCGCCAGCTGCTGCAGCAGCTCGTGCAGGCGCGCGTCCTGCTGCCGGATCAGGCTCTTGTACTGCGCGAGGGACTCCGTGTCCTCTTCCGTGTCGCCGTTGGTTTGGACCACGGTGAGGCTCTGGATTAGGACACCTGAAATTAAGATacgaagaaaataaaaagttggTTATGATTGACGTAGTGTTTAAAATATCGATAGTATGTTTCAAAGGATGAAGGCTGCTAAAGGAGTATCATCTATAAAAGTTATGACGATTATTAGTTATGTGGTTATGACTGTATAGAGAAATATTTGATGCCCCAGAAGGTTACTACcttcttttttttgttttcaaacgACCGAAAACATTTTCTTAGTAATATACGAAGATACTTTGTATTCTTACTGAATTAATAGAAGCCCCTAAAAACTGTGAAAATAACCATAGCAACTCACTTTCTAACCCCTTAAACAGCTTGCAGAACTCATAATCAATCAATATATCCTGTGCGGCCTTGACCTTGAGTTGCGGGTGCTTGGCGGCGCGGCTGTACGCCTCGTGCCGGGACACCTCGCTGAGCTTCGCCGagaatatggagatgacgacGTGAAGTGCCAAATTTGCTTTCCAAGTTTGTCAAGCGTAGTTTGAAGGCACATAATATCTAGTATGCTTGAAGTCGCATCCAGTGTTGGCTACCTTGATGGCGATTTGATTAAATTGATTTAGGGTGGCTTAAAAGGATTTTAACCCGAAACAAGTCTGCCGTCAACATTTCAGATAGTGTTGCTAGTTTTATCAGATtttcttacataattataaaatgacaATACAGCGTAAAAGACGAATAAAGATAATACTTATATGAAATCCAAACTCACTTTCCAGCCCCTTAAACAGCTTGCAAAACTCATAATCAATGAGTATATCGGACGCGGCCTTGACCTTGAGTTGCGGGTGCTTGGCGGCGCGGCTGTACGCCTCGTGGCGGGACACCTCGCTGAGCTTCGCCGAGAACGTCTCCATGCCGATGCGTTTCACTAGTAGTTGCTTTAGCGAGTCCTGAgggaaaaccgtgttttttattatactcGTCGAAATaaaataggcccgtttggacagctccaaaatgtatgggatgacagcaggtgtcaaacctaaataatgaaaaatctaaacaaaagGCAACTTTTGTTGctttaaaagttcttttttctttcggccgttaaataataagccagattatgtgtctttttatgtatttcatcaagtaaattaAGAGTAAATAGctaatttgtgtagctgtccaaacgggcctattatatttcgacaaCTATAGCAGAGTTGGTCATATATGCTATGAAACAATCGGGAGAGGGGGGGGAACCCTAAAGTGGAGTTTGCACTGGCAATAAAAATTGCAAAAGTCAACGTTACGGTGTAAATAGGTATGACACGTATACTAAACTTCATAACTTCTGCAAGTTTCTGACGGAGGCATGGCTATTTTCAATATCAATCGAAAACCACTAACCTTAGAATAATTATCCACCGAGTCATCgttaaaatgtatacaaatGGCCAACAAGAACGCGCTCATTCCTTGCAACAAGTACTCGTTCTCGTCATGTTCATTGGAGCATGTCTGTGTCACTAAGTAGCCGACGGCCCCGGGCGCACGCAGGAAGGCGGATACTGCGGGGGGGCAGTTCGACATCCATTGGGAGAGCAGCATTAGTAGCGCCACCTGTTGAGCGGAGGGGTAGTTATTGATGATTTTTGGGATAAAATTTAGGCCAAATTGTTATACAagctattgcatttttttttattttttgtagttaAAAGAAGGTATTTTGTGGTCAatgagtttattttattcagccAGATAGAGAAAGATCTCtgctttataaaatgtaagttgtatttgtgttttttgtttcacAGATATTGCGTCGTCGTTGAATTCAAAGAAATGAGCGCGTGTATATATGATATTTATGTTATCAGCCTATTCAACAATATTCTAACGCACTCACCTTAGACTGCAACTTAGTGCTCTGTTGCAGCAACACCGTGCACTGATGCAGCAAACTGACCGGCGAACTCCCAATATTCGTAGCTAGCAACACTCGCAACAACTGCTCCTTCTGCGCATTATTGTCTATGAGCGCGTGCATCAGTGCCACAGACGAGAACCAGTTTGACAGCACGTCAGACGAGAATAAACCGCCACAGAGTAACTGCCCGCTAGTCAGGCTAGAAACGTCAGTGGATGACGGCAATAAGGTCTGGACTAAGGAGGCTTGGGAGGTCTCGTTGTGATACAGGTAGCACTGGAAGCAGTATAGCACCGCGCATCTGTAATGAGAAATtgaatattataggtatacataaggtaaaaaatacaaatggtGGTAGACAAGGCACGCAAAGATGATGTTGGTGTGCTCTTCGTAAGTATGAATTTAAGACAGACAAAAAATTCTGAGAGACGTATGGTATGAGTGACACGGAGGCATAAGCTGTGAGGCAACCGTGTCCTTGAGGCATTGAAGATCCGGGCAGAATCCTTAGCCAAGCAGCGAAACACAATAAtgctgtaaaatatttaattctcACCTCAAAGAGAACGGCTGCTTCTCATTGACCATAGACATGAGCAGCACCACTATGGCGGGGCGCGGCGGGTTGGAGGGCGCCAGCACCGCCCCCAGCGCGCgctgcgccgccgcctccCCCCGCACCCCCTCCCCCACCGCATTGATCGTCTCCGTCAGGATATCCGCCGGCACCCCACTAGCCATCAGTATGTTACATAAGGAGTCTAGAAGGCCACAGTTCTTCATGATTTTTTGGCAACTAGAAATGATTTGCGCAGAGTTGCTGGGTGAAACTAGGGTTCGAACTATTTGGAGCATGCAGTGAACGTTGGAGACTTTCTGCGGAGACCAGCCGACTTCTTCCTCGTCCGGTGTGTTGAACATTGGAAGCATTTTCTGTATGAAGCTGCCCTCTTTGAAGAAGTTTATGTTGCTGCTGTTGTTCTTTAGTAAGTTCAGCATTAGAAGTAGACAGTCTTCGACGATGATGCCGCCGTCAGAGTAGccttcacttgaaactatctCAAATAGTCTGTCAAATGCGTTCTCAAATGCTACAATCTTCTGTATATTCGCGTTGCCTTTGGTCAGTTTAATTAGCAGTAAAAGCGTTTCATTGCGAATAACTTCTCTCGTATCAGCAAGCAGATCCATCATTTTGGACACCCCCATAGGCTTGACTAGAATAATCTCTTGTATATCTTTCGTCCTATTGGTTAACAACGACGTCAATAGCTGTACGGCTGAGAATCTAACTCTGAAGTCATATTCGTCAAGAAGGTCCAACACCAGTTGAATATTCTGATGGTTTTTTATGAACATCTCTGTGAACTGTTCTCCGATGTTCATGGGTACATTGGggttttcttcttcttcttcgaaCTGAGTCGGGGACATGATGTTGTTGAGAGTGTCAAGGCAGTAGTTGATCGTCTCGTTGTCCGCTCGGTCCAGTTCTAAACACTGGAAGTGAAATGTGTAATTATGAATTTGCGAAGTGAATCTGATTAAGTAAAAATGTAGCAGAGCATCTTTTCTTTTGTGCTTCTTTACATTACAGATAGGTATGACttctaagtacctatgtcTTAAGTCTAGGTCAGTCTAGGTATTGTGTTTGTCACGAACAAGACAAGAAGCATGTTGACGACAAACACCAGGGCCAGACTAGAGTTTGTCAACTTCACAGAGTGGTCAACATGGTGAAATAATTAGCCAGACCGGTTTTTCCCAGTCTCTGACTGCCCAAGGTGCACGTATATCAAACAGGTGATTTTTCCACAGAGTTTTCAGGTATGTGGAGGCTCCTTTCGTGTGCCATAGAAGTATGATGAGTTGTAGGATCCTTTCGTGTGCCTGTgcatgtatgataaatattctCAACTGACCTGCTGCAGCGTGTGCATGCCCTGCGCGCCGACTTCCACGCGGTACTTGCGCGACATGGCCTTGAGCGCACGGCACGCGTCGCGCCGGTCCTCGAGCAGCGTCGAGTTGTTCACGCGCTCCACTAGGCGCTCCACCTGGTGGCAAGGTAGGAAATTACTAagttaagaagttttttttgcacaaaaacaagtttttcttttgtttctcAATGAGAGATTTTCCACCATAGAcctcaaccatagacaaaaaccaatTATAGATGGTGCTAGAAAAACTTCAtcttcatactcaacagcactgcatgTTTTTTTAGCCGTCATGGATTCCAGTTCTTTCAGCTAATACAAAACCCAATGAATCTGAATTCAACCATATGCAATAACaagctgttatattatgcataatattaagtgttaactagtttaagacagttttgtaccatttatgacatcttccatcccctcagaagaatgcagctcataaaaaacgacaggatggatgccatctattggtcgattttggaacttttaaacgtcaaaagaaaatctcccattattttgttttaatttttatcacTGAAATTGTTATCCATTATGCTATAGAccagcaataaaataaaaaggaaCAAGAAGCAGTTATTTTGGTTGTTTATGATTGGATTTTAGGCACACCCACCCCACCCATTATCAGGTTGCCTTCACCCTACCATTGTAATAATGGTCCTATGTTATCccagatattttttcttttacatCTTCTCCTCTCTCACAGTAGGCAAACATCTTTGGAGGATTTCAATATTTGATGGGCTTGCTGTTCCCCAAAGTTGAATTCCATAGAAACCACTTCAGTAACCAGTATCTCTAGTTTAGCTTATCTCTTTTCTTCTTTATATGGCATGTCCAAGTTTGTTTTCTATCTAAGTGGCTTAGTACTTTGCAGTCCATTATGGGAAGAACTTCATTtccaagtatttttttcttaaggTGTCTTTTATCAAGGTCcaattaatgaaaatgtattgcAGCAATCTCTAGTAGGCTTTTAAATTACCATCAGCATGAACTGAGCCCAGTTTAGGTAATTATGTTTAATGGCCTaaactaataattaatttataatgtaatttatttcattatacat is part of the Plutella xylostella chromosome 3, ilPluXylo3.1, whole genome shotgun sequence genome and encodes:
- the LOC105384946 gene encoding general vesicular transport factor p115 — its product is MDFLKSGLKTVLGAPEPGQQPSGADTVERLVERVNNSTLLEDRRDACRALKAMSRKYRVEVGAQGMHTLQQCLELDRADNETINYCLDTLNNIMSPTQFEEEEENPNVPMNIGEQFTEMFIKNHQNIQLVLDLLDEYDFRVRFSAVQLLTSLLTNRTKDIQEIILVKPMGVSKMMDLLADTREVIRNETLLLLIKLTKGNANIQKIVAFENAFDRLFEIVSSEGYSDGGIIVEDCLLLMLNLLKNNSSNINFFKEGSFIQKMLPMFNTPDEEEVGWSPQKVSNVHCMLQIVRTLVSPSNSAQIISSCQKIMKNCGLLDSLCNILMASGVPADILTETINAVGEGVRGEAAAQRALGAVLAPSNPPRPAIVVLLMSMVNEKQPFSLRCAVLYCFQCYLYHNETSQASLVQTLLPSSTDVSSLTSGQLLCGGLFSSDVLSNWFSSVALMHALIDNNAQKEQLLRVLLATNIGSSPVSLLHQCTVLLQQSTKLQSKVALLMLLSQWMSNCPPAVSAFLRAPGAVGYLVTQTCSNEHDENEYLLQGMSAFLLAICIHFNDDSVDNYSKDSLKQLLVKRIGMETFSAKLSEVSRHEAYSRAAKHPQLKVKAASDILIDYEFCKLFKGLESVLIQSLTVVQTNGDTEEDTESLAQYKSLIRQQDARLHELLQQLAAETQRGHKLQAALTDATSENSRLKDENTLLKAQLSTAASIQPAPSVDANIQLEYQQKVSALTDEVNRLNAVNHAANEELARTKKDQDDLLELLADQDSKLNEYKMRLLSLGQPVEDDLPTEAEQSLA